The following are from one region of the Staphylococcus schleiferi genome:
- the nfsA gene encoding oxygen-insensitive NADPH nitroreductase produces MSEYVYDLAKRHHSVRKFKSNQISRDTIEKLIEAGQMASTSSYLQTTSIIGIEDAEKKEALKEVSGQPYVVENGYLLVFVIDYHRHQLISEKLEADMEDSFESSEGLLVGTVDAALAAQNIALTAEDMGYGIVYLGSLRNDVQRVREILKLPEHVFPLFGMALGVPADDENGAPKPRLPREHVFHIDTYSQNDEQLSKQLEAYDQEVSQYYSQRTNGERNETWSQQVARFMSSKQRTEMKEWLQMAGFNRK; encoded by the coding sequence ATGTCAGAGTATGTGTATGATTTGGCAAAACGACATCACTCAGTTAGAAAGTTTAAATCAAATCAAATTAGTAGAGACACAATCGAAAAATTAATTGAAGCAGGGCAAATGGCTTCAACTTCTAGCTATTTACAGACAACATCAATTATTGGTATAGAAGATGCTGAAAAGAAAGAAGCTTTAAAAGAAGTTTCTGGGCAGCCTTACGTCGTAGAAAATGGTTATTTACTTGTTTTCGTGATTGACTATCACCGTCATCAGTTAATTAGTGAGAAACTTGAAGCTGATATGGAAGATAGCTTTGAGTCTTCTGAGGGATTACTCGTAGGTACAGTAGATGCAGCGTTGGCAGCACAAAATATTGCACTGACTGCAGAGGATATGGGTTACGGCATTGTTTATTTAGGTTCATTACGTAATGACGTACAACGTGTGAGAGAAATATTAAAACTACCTGAACATGTTTTTCCATTGTTTGGAATGGCATTAGGCGTTCCAGCTGATGATGAAAATGGTGCTCCTAAACCAAGATTGCCACGTGAACATGTTTTTCATATTGATACGTATTCCCAAAATGATGAACAGTTATCAAAACAGCTAGAGGCATATGATCAAGAAGTATCACAATATTATAGTCAGCGTACAAACGGTGAGCGCAATGAGACATGGTCACAACAAGTAGCGAGATTTATGAGCAGTAAGCAACGTACAGAAATGAAAGAATGGTTACAAATGGCAGGTTTTAATAGGAAATAA
- the bioB gene encoding biotin synthase BioB: MKIAEQILKGSALTPEEAFDLFTNPTYDTMDLVHEAYQLRKHYYGHKVKLNMILNAKSGICPEDCGYCGQSREMKEKQRYALIPENQITEGAKVAAENEIGTYCIVMSGRGPSDKEIDHITSSVEQIKAEHPQLKICACLGLTNEEQAGRLKAAGVDRYNHNLNTSENYHDEVVTTHTYKDRVDTIEIMKKNHISPCSGVICGMGESNQDIVDMAFALRDIDADSIPVNFLHPIKGTKFGDMDQLTPMRCLRILALFRLINPTKEIRIAGGREVNLRSLQSTALMVANSIFVGDYLITGGQPNQLDYDMIRDMGYEIDYGTKQSEMERV, translated from the coding sequence ATGAAAATTGCAGAGCAAATATTAAAAGGTTCAGCTTTAACACCAGAGGAAGCATTCGACTTATTTACGAATCCAACCTACGACACCATGGACCTTGTACATGAAGCTTATCAATTACGTAAACATTATTATGGTCACAAAGTAAAATTAAATATGATTTTAAATGCTAAAAGTGGCATTTGTCCTGAAGATTGTGGTTATTGTGGCCAATCGCGTGAAATGAAGGAAAAACAACGTTATGCATTAATTCCGGAAAATCAAATTACAGAAGGTGCGAAAGTTGCGGCTGAAAATGAAATTGGCACCTATTGTATCGTTATGAGTGGTAGAGGTCCAAGTGATAAAGAGATTGATCATATCACATCCTCAGTCGAACAGATTAAGGCTGAGCATCCGCAATTAAAAATATGTGCTTGTTTAGGTTTAACGAATGAGGAGCAAGCGGGGCGTTTAAAAGCTGCTGGCGTGGATCGTTATAACCATAATTTGAATACAAGTGAAAATTATCATGATGAAGTTGTGACAACACACACGTATAAAGATCGTGTCGATACGATTGAAATAATGAAAAAAAATCATATTTCACCTTGCTCAGGTGTGATTTGTGGTATGGGAGAATCTAACCAAGATATCGTCGACATGGCCTTTGCATTGAGAGATATTGATGCTGATAGTATACCGGTCAACTTTTTACATCCAATTAAGGGGACTAAGTTTGGAGATATGGATCAATTGACGCCAATGCGTTGTTTAAGAATACTTGCGTTATTCCGTTTGATCAATCCAACAAAAGAGATTCGTATTGCAGGAGGTAGGGAAGTTAATCTTCGTTCATTGCAATCAACAGCCCTAATGGTTGCGAACTCTATCTTCGTTGGTGATTATTTAATTACTGGAGGTCAACCGAACCAACTGGATTATGATATGATTCGCGATATGGGATATGAGATTGATTACGGCACTAAACAAAGTGAGATGGAACGTGTATAA
- a CDS encoding iron chaperone: METLDDFLETIDKEAHREKLKKVLQTILENYPELTMEIKWNQPMLLYKDNGSFILGFSKAKPHFAISPEKYTLDTFADDIKAAGYQMTKMFMKIKWTDEVNYDLIYRIIDFNIKDKKDSTSFWRR, encoded by the coding sequence ATGGAAACTTTAGATGATTTTTTAGAAACCATCGACAAAGAGGCACACCGAGAGAAACTTAAAAAAGTGTTACAAACAATTTTAGAAAACTACCCTGAACTTACTATGGAGATAAAATGGAATCAACCCATGTTATTGTATAAGGACAATGGTTCTTTCATCTTGGGCTTTAGTAAAGCTAAACCTCATTTTGCAATTTCACCTGAGAAATATACTTTAGATACTTTTGCAGATGACATTAAAGCTGCTGGCTATCAAATGACAAAAATGTTTATGAAAATCAAATGGACGGACGAAGTCAACTATGATTTGATTTATCGTATCATTGATTTCAATATTAAAGACAAAAAAGATAGTACTTCTTTTTGGCGTCGCTAA
- the ahpC gene encoding alkyl hydroperoxide reductase subunit C: protein MSLIGKQIEEFSAQAYNAKTDEFVEVSHEDLKGSWSVVVFYPADFSFVCPTELQDVQEQYAKLQELGTNVYSVSTDTHFVHKAWHDHSDAISTLEYTMIGDPSQQITRLFDVLDEEKGLAQRGTFIVDPDGVVQAAEINADGIGRDASTLVHKIKAAQYVRENPGEVCPAKWEEGGETLTPGLDLVGKI from the coding sequence ATGTCATTAATTGGTAAACAAATCGAGGAATTTTCAGCACAAGCTTACAACGCAAAAACAGATGAATTTGTTGAAGTTTCACACGAAGACTTAAAAGGTAGCTGGAGTGTTGTTGTATTCTATCCAGCTGATTTCTCTTTCGTATGTCCAACTGAATTACAAGATGTTCAAGAGCAATATGCGAAATTACAAGAACTTGGTACAAACGTATACTCTGTTTCTACAGATACACACTTCGTACACAAAGCTTGGCATGATCACTCAGATGCAATTAGCACATTAGAATACACAATGATTGGTGACCCATCTCAACAAATCACACGTTTATTTGATGTATTAGATGAAGAAAAAGGTCTTGCACAACGTGGTACTTTCATCGTTGACCCTGACGGTGTTGTACAAGCTGCAGAAATCAATGCAGACGGTATCGGCCGTGACGCAAGCACACTTGTTCACAAAATCAAAGCTGCACAATATGTGCGTGAAAATCCAGGTGAAGTTTGCCCAGCAAAATGGGAAGAAGGCGGCGAAACTTTAACTCCAGGATTAGACTTAGTCGGTAAAATTTAA
- a CDS encoding L-cystine transporter has product MSVFLTIVNLIIFIFALIGLWFMTKKHVKFPKRVFTALGLGILLGLLLHLIYGVDSKVTSKTTEWVGLVGDGYIALLQMIVIPLIFVSIVAAFTKIDIGEKFAKMGGLIFAFLIGTVAIAAIIGIIYAVVFNLDASSIDLGHAENARSSEIASQAKELTATTLPAQILELIPSNPFLDFTGQRATSTIAVVIFAAFVGFAFLRVTRKQPENGHTLKRGIDAVYSLVMAIVTFVLRLTPYGILAIMMKTIATSDFAAIWTLGKFVIASYAALITMYIIHMIILAIIGVNPIQYMKKTAEVILFAFTSRSSAGTLPLNVQAQTNRLGVPQAIANFSGSFGLSIGQNGCAGIYPAMLAIMVAPVAGVEVDFKFLATVVVVVLSSFGVAGVGGGATFASILVLSALNLPVGLAGVLISVEPLIDMGRTALNVNDSMLAGTGTAKLTKQLNEETFNSNHYDELTPQH; this is encoded by the coding sequence ATGTCTGTGTTTTTAACTATTGTTAATTTAATTATTTTTATTTTCGCTCTTATTGGACTTTGGTTCATGACGAAAAAACATGTTAAATTCCCTAAACGTGTCTTTACTGCACTTGGTTTAGGGATCTTATTAGGCCTTCTACTCCACCTCATTTATGGTGTTGATAGCAAAGTCACATCAAAAACGACAGAGTGGGTTGGCTTAGTGGGTGATGGTTACATTGCCCTCTTGCAAATGATTGTTATCCCATTAATCTTTGTTTCAATTGTTGCTGCTTTTACGAAAATCGATATTGGTGAAAAGTTTGCTAAAATGGGCGGATTGATTTTTGCTTTCCTTATTGGAACAGTAGCAATCGCAGCAATTATCGGTATTATTTATGCAGTCGTCTTTAATTTAGATGCTTCTAGCATTGACCTCGGTCACGCTGAGAATGCACGTAGCTCTGAAATTGCAAGTCAGGCTAAAGAATTAACGGCAACGACATTACCTGCTCAAATTTTAGAGTTAATCCCATCTAACCCATTTTTAGACTTTACGGGTCAACGTGCGACATCTACAATTGCTGTCGTAATCTTTGCCGCTTTTGTCGGCTTTGCCTTTTTACGCGTGACACGTAAACAACCTGAAAATGGTCACACACTTAAACGCGGTATCGACGCAGTCTATTCACTTGTAATGGCTATCGTTACATTCGTCTTAAGACTTACACCGTACGGGATTCTAGCAATTATGATGAAAACCATTGCGACGAGTGACTTCGCTGCCATTTGGACGCTAGGAAAATTTGTTATCGCATCTTATGCTGCACTCATCACGATGTATATCATTCATATGATTATCCTTGCTATCATAGGCGTCAACCCAATTCAATATATGAAGAAAACAGCCGAAGTCATTTTATTCGCGTTTACTTCACGTTCAAGTGCCGGTACATTACCATTAAATGTTCAAGCACAAACGAACCGTTTAGGCGTGCCTCAAGCCATTGCAAACTTCTCTGGCTCATTTGGCCTTTCGATTGGACAAAACGGTTGTGCGGGTATCTACCCTGCCATGCTAGCCATTATGGTTGCACCTGTAGCTGGCGTAGAGGTTGATTTTAAATTCCTTGCAACTGTTGTTGTCGTCGTACTCAGCTCATTTGGTGTTGCTGGTGTCGGAGGCGGTGCAACATTTGCATCTATCCTTGTACTTTCAGCGTTAAATTTACCAGTTGGACTCGCTGGTGTACTCATCTCTGTTGAACCTTTAATTGATATGGGACGTACAGCGCTAAATGTTAATGATTCAATGTTAGCAGGTACTGGAACAGCTAAATTAACAAAACAATTAAATGAAGAAACATTTAATTCAAATCACTATGATGAATTAACACCGCAACATTAA
- a CDS encoding ISL3 family transposase — MCNDISEMLGIKVKNLKITQNLGLDVHKNVKALLYEGQLTYHPSACACCGIKNDAHLIIKHGFRKTKVYMGLIFERPAYLKLKKQRFYCKACQQTFTAQTPYIQPRCTISNEVKRMMTRKLSKVISEKDVAESLCVSPSTVHRHLKEVSDSVKTQAHHVLPEHLAFDEFKSTKDVEGAMSFIYCDSVTHDIIDILPDRRKHKLEAYFLKFSRKQRERVKTISIDMFPPYIALIQDLFPHAEIIMDRFHIVQAINREINRCRVQVMNGFRTKDRPKYNKLKRYWKLLLKAPLDLDRMIYQSYGLFKSWQSQYSLVQYLLELDERLKETYETGHRLLSALKVNDIQQLRFILQDSKTKDISQGLKRVIQTFIKYLPYISNTMRYPHLTNGPIEGINNKIKLIKRVSYGYRNFWNFRNRILIISKVFVSEYKKRIKQQNNVA; from the coding sequence ATGTGTAATGATATATCAGAAATGCTTGGAATTAAAGTCAAAAATTTAAAAATCACTCAAAATCTAGGATTAGATGTACATAAAAACGTAAAGGCATTATTATACGAAGGCCAATTGACATATCATCCCAGTGCTTGTGCGTGTTGTGGAATTAAAAATGATGCCCATTTAATTATTAAACATGGCTTTCGTAAAACGAAAGTTTATATGGGATTAATTTTTGAAAGACCTGCCTATTTAAAATTGAAGAAACAGCGCTTTTACTGTAAAGCTTGTCAACAAACCTTTACAGCTCAAACACCCTATATTCAACCCCGATGTACCATCTCAAATGAGGTCAAACGCATGATGACCCGGAAACTATCTAAAGTCATCTCTGAAAAGGATGTCGCTGAAAGTCTATGTGTATCACCTTCAACTGTCCATCGCCATTTAAAAGAGGTAAGTGATTCGGTGAAGACGCAGGCACATCATGTTTTACCGGAGCACTTAGCTTTTGACGAATTCAAATCAACGAAAGATGTCGAAGGTGCGATGAGCTTTATTTACTGTGATAGTGTAACCCATGATATCATCGATATTTTACCTGATCGTCGCAAACATAAATTAGAAGCCTATTTTTTAAAGTTCTCTAGAAAGCAACGTGAAAGAGTGAAAACCATCTCTATAGATATGTTTCCACCTTATATCGCACTCATTCAAGACTTATTTCCTCATGCGGAGATAATTATGGATCGCTTTCATATCGTGCAGGCTATCAATCGTGAAATCAATCGATGCCGAGTTCAAGTTATGAATGGTTTTAGGACAAAAGATAGACCTAAATATAATAAATTAAAGCGTTATTGGAAGTTACTATTAAAAGCGCCCTTAGATTTAGATCGAATGATATATCAGTCATACGGACTTTTTAAGTCTTGGCAGAGTCAATACAGTTTAGTTCAGTATTTATTGGAGCTTGATGAGAGGCTCAAAGAGACATATGAAACGGGGCATCGTCTTTTAAGTGCTCTGAAAGTAAACGATATCCAGCAATTACGCTTCATCTTACAGGATTCAAAAACAAAAGATATTTCACAAGGACTCAAGCGCGTCATTCAAACATTCATCAAATATTTGCCCTATATCTCAAATACGATGCGTTATCCACATTTAACGAATGGGCCAATTGAGGGCATTAATAATAAAATAAAACTGATTAAACGGGTTTCTTATGGTTATAGAAATTTCTGGAATTTTAGGAATCGAATCTTAATCATTTCCAAGGTATTTGTAAGTGAATATAAAAAACGCATTAAACAACAAAATAACGTTGCTTAA
- the ahpF gene encoding alkyl hydroperoxide reductase subunit F gives MLNQELKQQLSQLLDLMEGDVVLKASTGSDENSQKVENLVNEVAEMSSRITVEKADLKRTPSFSINRPGEDTGITFAGVPLGHEFNSFVLALLQVSGRAPKEEQSVIDQIKSIEQPLHFETYISLTCHKCPDVVQALNLMSVLNPNITHTMIDGAVFKEEAEDIMAVPAIFLNGEQFGNGRMTVTDILSTLGQGPDASAFENKEVFDVLVIGGGPASASSAIYAARKGLTTGIVADRIGGQVNDTADIENLIGVKKTTGPSLSTNLEEHIKDYNIDVMKGVRAEQLEKTDKTVSVTLDNGAVLETRSLIIGTGARWRKIGVPGEEKYTNKGVAYCPHCDGPLFEGKDVAVIGGGNSGIEAAIDLAGICQNVTVLEFSDTLKADSVLQERLKSLPNTQVITNAATKEITGDDRVNGLTYTDMQSKEDKHIDLDGVFVQIGLSPNTEWLGDSVQRNRMGEIEVDRLGNTNVPGVFAAGDCTDQRYKQIIISMGSGATAALSAFDYLIRN, from the coding sequence ATGTTAAATCAAGAATTGAAGCAACAATTATCGCAACTTCTTGATTTGATGGAAGGTGACGTTGTACTTAAAGCAAGTACAGGTTCTGACGAAAATTCACAAAAAGTTGAAAACCTTGTGAATGAAGTTGCAGAAATGTCATCTCGAATTACAGTAGAAAAAGCTGATTTAAAGCGTACACCTAGCTTTAGTATCAATAGACCTGGAGAGGACACTGGCATTACATTTGCTGGTGTCCCTCTTGGTCATGAATTCAACTCTTTCGTTCTTGCACTTTTACAAGTCAGTGGACGTGCTCCGAAAGAAGAACAATCTGTAATTGATCAAATCAAATCTATTGAACAACCACTTCACTTTGAAACTTATATCAGCTTAACTTGTCATAAGTGTCCAGACGTTGTTCAAGCATTAAACTTAATGAGTGTATTGAACCCTAATATTACACACACGATGATTGATGGTGCTGTATTTAAAGAAGAAGCAGAAGACATCATGGCTGTACCTGCCATCTTCTTAAATGGTGAGCAATTCGGTAATGGCCGTATGACTGTAACAGATATTTTGAGTACACTCGGTCAAGGTCCGGACGCATCTGCATTTGAAAACAAAGAAGTCTTTGATGTACTTGTTATTGGTGGCGGTCCTGCAAGTGCAAGTTCAGCAATCTATGCTGCACGTAAGGGGCTCACTACAGGTATTGTCGCTGATAGAATTGGTGGCCAAGTCAACGATACAGCAGATATCGAAAACTTAATCGGTGTTAAGAAAACAACGGGTCCATCATTATCAACTAACTTGGAAGAGCATATTAAAGATTATAATATCGATGTTATGAAAGGTGTTCGTGCAGAACAACTTGAAAAAACAGATAAAACTGTATCAGTAACACTTGATAACGGCGCTGTTCTAGAAACACGTTCATTAATTATCGGTACAGGTGCACGCTGGAGAAAAATTGGGGTACCAGGTGAAGAAAAATACACGAACAAAGGCGTCGCATACTGCCCGCACTGTGACGGCCCTCTATTTGAAGGTAAAGATGTTGCAGTTATCGGTGGCGGAAACTCTGGTATTGAAGCTGCGATTGACTTAGCAGGAATTTGTCAAAATGTCACAGTATTAGAATTCTCTGACACATTAAAAGCAGATTCCGTCTTACAAGAACGTTTGAAATCATTACCAAACACACAAGTTATTACTAATGCAGCTACAAAAGAAATTACAGGTGATGATCGTGTCAACGGTCTGACTTATACAGATATGCAATCAAAAGAAGACAAACACATCGACTTAGATGGCGTTTTCGTTCAAATCGGTTTATCTCCTAATACAGAATGGTTAGGCGATTCTGTTCAACGTAACCGTATGGGCGAAATTGAAGTTGATCGTCTTGGTAATACTAATGTACCAGGTGTCTTCGCAGCTGGAGATTGTACAGACCAACGTTACAAACAAATTATTATTTCAATGGGATCAGGCGCAACAGCTGCATTATCAGCATTTGACTATCTCATCAGAAACTAA
- the thiO gene encoding glycine oxidase ThiO: MKQTIIIGAGVMGLSIARQLSSQNRHIRIIDRYTPRMNASYAAGGMLGAQNEFFEANPLYHLAMESRAMMPEVAADLEQETGINIEYQKYGLIKVASQKQDIQAVEAQFQFLHSQDHTIKQLSKYALKQRFPKLDSNQSAAFKIQDDGQINANTYTKALIASVIKRDYIELMTQTEVLKVERHHNGYTVITSKGNFSADELIIAAGAWSGTLLQQLHIQLPTQPVKGDVKLIASCYKGLKETIFNMNGCYIVPKLPNRFLIGATSDFDSWSIENDANNLSWLDQESLSMIPQLKNHHVIKTWTGIRPITPNQEPIMGEVEDHLYVSTGHYRNGILLSPIAGTLMAKLIDGHAKAKEQLTPFSPKIAQIKNKA, encoded by the coding sequence ATGAAACAAACAATTATTATTGGTGCCGGCGTTATGGGTTTATCCATTGCAAGACAGCTGTCCTCTCAAAACCGGCATATTCGGATTATCGATCGTTATACCCCAAGAATGAATGCATCTTACGCTGCGGGAGGCATGCTTGGTGCACAGAACGAGTTTTTTGAAGCCAATCCACTGTATCACCTCGCTATGGAAAGTCGTGCAATGATGCCTGAAGTTGCAGCTGACCTCGAACAAGAGACTGGAATTAATATTGAATATCAAAAATACGGTTTAATTAAAGTGGCTTCTCAAAAACAAGATATCCAAGCAGTAGAAGCGCAATTCCAATTTTTACACAGCCAAGATCACACGATTAAACAACTCTCAAAATACGCTCTAAAACAACGTTTCCCCAAACTCGATTCTAATCAAAGTGCTGCTTTTAAAATCCAAGATGATGGTCAAATTAACGCAAACACCTATACGAAAGCATTAATTGCTTCCGTTATAAAGCGCGACTATATTGAACTCATGACACAGACCGAAGTCTTAAAAGTTGAACGTCATCACAATGGTTATACAGTCATTACCTCTAAAGGCAACTTTTCAGCAGATGAACTGATTATTGCTGCGGGCGCTTGGTCGGGGACTTTACTCCAACAACTCCATATCCAATTACCTACTCAACCAGTTAAAGGTGACGTTAAGCTGATTGCCTCTTGTTATAAAGGGTTGAAGGAAACCATTTTTAATATGAATGGTTGTTACATCGTACCCAAATTGCCTAATCGTTTCTTAATTGGTGCGACATCAGACTTCGATAGCTGGAGTATTGAAAATGATGCGAACAACTTGTCATGGTTAGATCAAGAGAGCTTGTCTATGATTCCGCAACTCAAAAATCATCATGTAATCAAAACATGGACGGGCATTCGACCTATCACACCTAACCAAGAGCCAATTATGGGAGAAGTTGAAGACCATCTTTATGTATCCACAGGGCATTATCGAAATGGTATTTTACTCTCACCTATAGCAGGTACGTTGATGGCAAAATTGATTGACGGCCATGCTAAAGCGAAAGAACAGCTCACCCCCTTTTCACCCAAAATTGCTCAGATAAAAAATAAAGCTTGA